The following proteins come from a genomic window of Salvia hispanica cultivar TCC Black 2014 chromosome 4, UniMelb_Shisp_WGS_1.0, whole genome shotgun sequence:
- the LOC125224518 gene encoding probable receptor-like protein kinase At1g33260 has product MGFVKFLKFLRLKVRGRRAAERVAAVDIGGEGDVGDEICYKLFKGEGAIVYAWEEIRKFTMDFASVIGYGGFSTVYLAKLSNSSTAAVKIQFRCTQRLNEAYKQELEILLRINHPYIVKLLGYCGEDREEGTLILEHAVNGNLHEKLHSSISSLSWRRRMAIAFQLATAIDYLHQNCIIHCDIKSSNILLDDKLNCKLCDFGSSKMGFASLVVSSNSKSRAAMLGSPGYTDPHYMRTGLASKKSDMYSFGVILLELVSGMEALDPLSGERLTARVGPALRDMEKVVEMFDPRLKSRGDFDWEEAKAVAEVAATCLSDSPAHRPSMSDVLIALRKGVSSISY; this is encoded by the exons ATGGGATTTGTGAAGTTTTTGAAGTTCCTCCGTCTCAAGGTGAGAGGGAGGAGGGCGGCGGAGAGGGTTGCGGCCGTTGATATTGGCGGAGAAGGAGACGTCGGAGATGAGATTTGCTACAAATTATTCAAAGGTGAAGGAGCGATTGTGTATGCTTGGGAAGAGATTAGGAAATTTACGATGGATTTCGCAAGTGTGATCGGATATGGAGGTTTTAGTACAGTTTATCTTGCTAAACTCTCGAATTCGTCGACGGCGGCGGTGAAGATCCAGTTTCGCTGCACACAGCGTTTGAATGAAGCTTACAAGCAGGAATTGGAGATTTTGCTTCGAATCAACCACCCTTATATTGTCAAGCTGCTTGGCTATTGTGGTGAAGATAGAG AAGAAGGCACATTAATATTGGAGCACGCAGTGAACGGCAATCTTCATGAAAAGCTACATAGTTCAATCTCAAGCCTCTCATGGCGGAGAAGGATGGCCATAGCCTTCCAGCTCGCCACCGCCATAGATTATCTCCACCAAAACTGCATCATCCACTGCGACATCAAATCGTCCAACATCTTACTCGACGACAAACTCAACTGCAAGCTCTGCGATTTCGGCTCATCGAAAATGGGCTTCGCTTCACTAGTAGTCTCTTCAAATTCGAAGAGCCGAGCTGCGATGCTCGGCTCTCCAGGCTACACCGATCCTCACTACATGAGGACCGGGCTCGCCTCCAAGAAGAGCGACATGTACAGCTTTGGAGTGATCCTGTTGGAGCTTGTGTCCGGGATGGAAGCCCTCGACCCGTTGAGTGGGGAGAGGCTGACCGCGAGGGTGGGTCCCGCTCTTCGAGATATGGAGAAGGTGGTTGAGATGTTTGACCCGCGGCTGAAAAGCCGCGGAGATTTTGACTGGGAAGAGGCTAAGGCAGTGGCTGAGGTGGCGGCCACGTGCCTTAGCGATTCCCCGGCTCATCGGCCTTCGATGTCGGATGTCTTGATCGCTTTGAGGAAGGGAGTTTCATCGATATCGTATTAG
- the LOC125217912 gene encoding probable cyclic nucleotide-gated ion channel 20, chloroplastic: MDASSRDEAPMLPASHLQSDNGGSSARRGISGRTRSVSMSFATESPHPSEYQQNLVGFTGPLRAAKRNPQVQMSGPLYPGRNNELVFRPPQTAAEAENRARNGDGDYVGKNEHLWRSGQLGKCSDPYCTACPMFYDAKGQQKPSRTTVMIDAKYRNMLYGDAQSWAKRMRVRFLSCIPGVINPHAKLVQWWNKIFVMFCILASFLDPFFFFLLFVRQDYKCVELIMPKTREFLILRTITDCVYFMHILLQFRLAYVAPETRVAGSGDLVDDPKKIAWNYFTTYFPVDLLVVLPMPQIILIFVLPHSASSPGNEIIKFVLPSAILVQYIPRLSRFLPLVAGFSPTGFIFESAWANFLMNLLTYILASHVVGSCWYLLSIQRVNKCLQKACEWNTTSNCKTFLSCSHDYEQRFPKYPDWSDWKQNKNASACFTKEGFDFGICEAAVNLTTHKDIFDRYLYSLFWGFQQISTLAGNQEPSYMALEVVFTMFIIGIGLLLFALLIGNMQNFLQALGRRRLEKSLRSRDVEQWMSHRRLPKNLRSRVRAAERFNWSATRGVNEDTLIENLPEDLQREIRRHLFKFVKKVRIFQLLDEPVIDAIQEKLKTRSYIKNTKILYPGGLVDKIVFIIRGKMKSTGEDGNDSILSEGDVCGEELLTWCLEHSSVSQDGKSIRLPRHGLLSDRHVTCLTNVEAFVLRAADFEEVAGLFTRFLKNPLVQGAIKYESPHERGIAARRIQLAWRRKRKQTNQVDSSQVGSSRSQHNLSYRTRSRRKY; the protein is encoded by the exons ATGGATGCTTCATCGAGAGATGAAGCACCTATGCTGCCAGCTTCACATTTACAGTCCGATAATGGCGGCTCCTCTGCAAGAAGAGGAATTTCTGGTAGGACGAGGAGTGTGTCAATGTCTTTCGCTACGGAGTCTCCACATCCATCTGAATACCAGCAAAATCTAGTTGGTTTCACTGGCCCTTTGAGGGCTGCAAAGCGAAATCCTCAAGTACAGATGAGTGGTCCGTTATATCCTGGCCGGAACAACGAGCTTGTCTTTAGGCCTCCTCAGACAGCTGCTGAGGCTGAGAATCGGGCCAGGAATGGTGATGGGGACTACGTGGGAAAGAATGAGCACCTCTGGAGGTCTGGGCAGCTCGGGAAGTGCAGTGATCCCTACTGCACCGCTTGTCCCATGTTCTATGATGCTAAGGGGCAGCAGAAGCCGTCAAGGACAACAGTGATGATTGATGCTAAG TATCGCAATATGCTCTATGGCGATGCACAAAGTTGGGCAAAGAGAATGCGCGTGCGTTTTCTTTCTTGTATTCCCGGGGTTATTAATCCTCATGCAAAACTCGTTCAGTGGTGGAACAAAATCTTCGTTATGTTTTGCATTCTCGCGTCATTTCTcgatccatttttctttttcctattGTTTGTGCGCCAG GATTACAAATGCGTCGAATTAATTATGCCTAAGACTCGAGAATTTCTCATCTTAAGGACCATTACCGACTGCGTTTATTTCATGCATATCCTCCTTCAG TTCAGGCTAGCTTATGTTGCTCCTGAAACAAGAGTTGCAGGGTCTGGCGATTTAGTTGATGATCCTAAGAAAATTGCCTGGAAttatttcacgacatactttCCTGTTGATCTACTTGTTGTACTTCCCATGCCACAG attatattaatatttgtcttACCACACTCTGCCTCGTCACCTGGAAacgaaattataaaatttgtccTTCCATCGGCAATTCTCGTTCAGTATATACCAAGGCTGAGCAGATTCTTACCTTTGGTTGCTGGTTTTTCCCCAACTGGCTTCATTTTTGAGTCAGCCTGGGCGAATTTCCTCATGAATCTTCTCACGTACATTTTAGCGAGCCATGTGGTTGGCTCATGCTGGTATCTTCTTAGCATACAG AGAGTCAATAAATGCCTTCAAAAAGCATGTGAATGGAATACAACCAGTAACTGTAAGACATTCCTCAGCTGTAGTCATGATTATGAACAGAGGTTTCCAAAATATCCGGACTGGAGTGActggaaacaaaataaaaatgcaagtGCTTGTTTTACGAAAGAGGGTTTTGACTTTGGGATATGTGAAGCTGCTGTCAATCTGACCACTCACAAGGACATTTTCGATCGATACTTGTATTCACTCTTTTGGGGGTTCCAG CAAATTAGTACGCTAGCTGGGAATCAGGAGCCGAGCTACATGGCTCTCGAAGTTGTTTTCACCATGTTCATAATAGGGATAGGTCTGCTGCTTTTCGCTCTTCTGATTGGGAATATGCAGAACTTTCTGCAGGCACTTGGACGCAG gAGGCTAGAAAAATCTTTAAGAAGCCGCGATGTTGAACAATGGATGAGCCATCGTCGCTTACCTAAAAATCTTCGAAG TCGAGTCCGAGCCGCAGAACGCTTCAACTGGTCAGCAACTAGGGGTGTAAACGAAGACACGCTGATAGAGAACTTGCCAGAGGACCTTCAACGAGAAATTAGGCGCCATCTCTTTAAGTTCGTCAAGAAA GTGCGGATTTTTCAACTTCTCGATGAACCTGTCATTGATGCTATACAAGAGAAGCTGAAGACAAGATCCTACATTAAAAACACTAAGATACTATATCCGGGTGGTCTAGTTgataaaattgtatttataattCGCGGAAAGATGAAGAGCACGGGAGAAGATGGCAACGATTCTATCCTGTCTGAAGGCGATGTTTGTGGAGAAGAACTACTTACCTGGTGCCTCGAACATTCTTCCGTCAGTCAAG ATGGAAAGAGTATTAGACTTCCACGACATGGGCTGTTGAGCGACAGGCATGTAACTTGCTTAACAAATGTCGAAGCCTTTGTATTACGAGCTGCTGATTTTGAAGAAGTGGCGGGTCTCTTCACAAGGTTCTTGAAGAATCCACTCGTTCAGGGCGCCAtaaa GTATGAATCACCTCATGAGCGTGGAATCGCAGCTAGACGAATCCAACTAGCATGGAGACGCAAAAGGAAGCAAACAAATCAAGTTGATTCAAGCCAAGTAGGTTCCTCAAGGTCACAGCACAACTTATCATATCGGACTAGAAGCAGGCGTAAATATTAG
- the LOC125220539 gene encoding cell surface glycoprotein 1-like — protein MQGNPSVRTARGKNPPKKKTTKKVTEATSSAPMAEKTPTPPPEENPTPPELPPQPIPTEVQPQQNIGQDNPAEAKSEEVEPDPEEIIQEFMRKYGKGPKASKFFAQMSEACRKQEEVIPALTPLTIPPRPHTLIETPTAQALPTHTENPQILPETLTQETNPPHTIPQTETEPHAEPSANIEETDAEEGDRMGMEELEREEGGGSLGEQEETPDVEAAGSGDEGEKEEGEDGGEGDKVEEVEQEETGDVEETEEQGVEETEDDGKGSEGSVGEEGEAVVDKEAEKEGESVDEEVAEKETEEEEKAKGEDVEKEEERDGDEQDAENVCEEIETDIVVVDDITTDDQVTPTDERMTRRQSRRIESKWMRQRQADPSA, from the coding sequence ATGCAGGGAAATCCATCGGTGCGCACAGCCCGCGGGAAAAACCCACCAAAGAAAAAGACCACAAAGAAGGTGACGGAGGCGACGAGTTCGGCTCCCATGGCAGAGAAAACACCCACGCCGCCACCAGAAGAAAACCCCACTCCACCGGAACTTCCACCGCAGCCCATACCGACCGAAGTGCAACCACAGCAAAACATCGGACAAGACAACCCCGCCGAGGCGAAATCCGAAGAAGTAGAACCGGATCCCGAGGAAATCATACAAGAATTCATGAGGAAGTACGGGAAGGGGCCGAAGGCGAGCAAATTCTTCGCACAAATGTCGGAGGCATGCCGGAAACAAGAAGAGGTAATTCCTGCCCTAACCCCACTTACAATTCCACCAAGACCCCATACATTAATCGAAACACCCACTGCACAAGCCTTACCCACACACACagaaaacccccaaattttaCCCGAAACCCTAACTCAAGAGACGAACCCCCCACACACTATTCCTCAAACAGAAACTGAGCCCCACGCCGAACCCTCTGCAAATATAGAAGAAACTGATGCTGAGGAGGGTGATAGGATGGGTATGGAGgaattagagagagaggagggaGGGGGTAGTCTAGGTGAGCAAGAAGAAACACCGGATGTAGAGGCCGCTGGGTCAGGGGACGAAGGGGAAAAAGAGGAGGGTGAAGATGGTGGGGAGGGTGACAAAGTAGAGGAAGTGGAGCAAGAAGAAACAGGGGATGTGGAAGAGACGGAGGAACAGGGTGTAGAGGAGACTGAGGATGATGGGAAGGGTAGTGAAGGTAGCGTAGGTGAAGAAGGTGAGGCAGTTGTTGACAAGGAGGCTGAGAAGGAAGGTGAGAGTGTTGATGAGGAAGTTGCTGAGAAGGAGACTGAGGAGGAAGAAAAGGCTAAAGGAGAGGATGTTGAGAAGGAGGAAGAAAGAGACGGCGATGAGCAAGATGCCGAGAATGTTTGTGAAGAAATAGAGACTGACATCGTCGTGGTGGACGATATAACTACTGATGACCAAGTAACTCCGACGGATGAGAGGATGACGAGGAGGCAATCCCGTCGAATAGAAAGCAAGTGGATGAGGCAGAGGCAGGCAGATCCAAGCGCCTGA
- the LOC125217913 gene encoding BTB/POZ and TAZ domain-containing protein 1-like, giving the protein MELHSTPPVHGGAAEMPEPDVHVVTSSGLLISAHSKFLAATSPALESMINRSERKIPILGVPDDAVSVFIQFLYSYRCDEEQLKKYAIHLLALSHVYLVPQLKQKCTRALAEHLTIENVVDVLQLARLCDAPDVHLKCMNMLFKNFNALQETEGWKFVQNHDPFLELQILQSIDESESMKKRTRRRRKERSLYMELSEAMSCLEHICSEGCTGVGPHDMDTSKEKGPCSKFSTCHGLQLLIKHVGGCKKRVNGGCLHCKRMWQLFRLHSCICDNYDECRVPLCRKFKSKEARDGGESDELWRLLVRKVALAKAIMSLPKRKREEEPREEVMDYQKLRGLKS; this is encoded by the exons ATGGAGCTGCATTCAACTCCTCCGGTCCACGGTGGCGCTGCCGAAATGCCGGAACCCGATGTCCATGTCGTTACCTCCTCTGGTTTACTCATTTCCGCACATTCTAAATTTTTg GCTGCTACGTCGCCGGCGCTGGAGAGCATGATTAATCGCTCCGAACGGAAAATTCCCATACTTGGCGTGCCGGACGACGCCGTTTCCGTCTTCATTCAGTTTCTTTATTCGTACAG aTGTGATGAAGAGCAGCTGAAGAAGTATGCAATTCATTTGCTAGCATTGTCACATGTATACTTGGTGCCACAGCTAAAGCAGAAGTGTACAAGGGCGTTGGCTGAGCATCTCACCATTGAGAATGTGGTGGATGTGCTTCAGCTAGCAAGACTATGCGACGCCCCCGATGTTCACCTTAAGTGCATGAACATGCTCTTCAAAAACTTCAATGCGCTTCAGGAGACCGAAGGCTGGAAGTTCGTACAAAACCACGACCCCTTTCTCGAGCTCCAGATCTTGCAATCCATCGATGAATCTGAGTCG ATGAAGAAGAGGACAAGGAGGCGAAGAAAGGAGCGGAGTTTGTATATGGAGCTAAGTGAGGCTATGTCCTGCCTCGAACATATATGCTCCGAGGGGTGCACTGGTGTAGGCCCACATGATATGGATACGAGCAAAGAAAAGGGGCCTTGCAGCAAGTTCTCAACTTGCCACGGCCTCCAGCTTCTGATCAAGCACGTTGGTGGCTGCAAGAAAAGGGTTAATGGAGGGTGTTTGCACTGTAAACGGATGTGGCAGCTCTTTAGGCTGCATTCCTGCATTTGTGACAATTATGATGAATGCAGAGTCCCTCTATGCAG AAAGTTTAAGTCGAAGGAGGCGCGGGACGGGGGAGAAAGTGATGAGCTATGGAGATTGCTTGTGAGGAAGGTAGCATTGGCCAAAGCTATAATGTCTCTCCCaaagaggaagagagaagAGGAGCCAAGAGAAGAAGTGATGGACTATCAAAAATTGAGAGGCttaaaatcatga
- the LOC125219065 gene encoding DNA-directed RNA polymerase III subunit RPC7-like, which translates to MSFRGRGGGRGRGGPPRAKQMPFDLFPEIAIGVVKYSVEEVKKYSQFVTWSQNLQTFFETSPYHYQDRRLSLQKTQKVDIERYSDKKSQATTVKQPLHHLIMMDKDHMPAELARGGQQTVKRIKWDNEIDLNKLDQFEKLEEKLKGTEEENEEEEVEEEENEEDEEFSDDNDYTKGEYVDDDEDDFNMDDEANDDDEGIF; encoded by the exons ATGTCATTCAGAGGAAGAGGGGGCGGCCGCGGCCGTGGAGGGCCCCCTAGAGCCAAGCAAATGCCCTTCGATCTCTTTCCG GAAATTGCGATAGGCGTTGTGAAGTATTCTGTGGAAGAAGTAAAGAAGTATTCTCAGTTTGTGACCTGGTCACAGAATCTACAGACCTTTTTCGAGACATCTCCTTACCATTACCAAGATAGAAGGCTATCCCTACAGA AAACGCAAAAAGTAGACATAGAGAGGTACTCGGATAAGAAATCGCAGGCAACAACTGTTAAGCAACCACTCCATCACTTAATAATGATGGACAAAGATCATATGCCTGCAGAACTAGCCAGAG GTGGACAGCAGACTGTCAAGAGAATCAAGTGGGACAATGAAATAG ACTTGAATAAACTGGATCAGTTTGAGAAGCTTGAGGAGAAGCTTAAG GGaactgaagaagaaaatgaagaggaggaagtagaagaggaggaaaatgaagaagatgaagaatttaGTGATGACAATGATTATACGAAG GGTGAATACGTTGATGACGATGAAGATGACTTTAACATGGATGATGAGGCAAACGACGATG ATGAAGGGATTTTTTGA